The following coding sequences are from one Lujinxingia vulgaris window:
- a CDS encoding DUF4397 domain-containing protein — MPRRLASLSHTSHSLPLHRLLTPIFCALLIFGGACTCDDDDPDDNSNLDAGDVGDAGDVGDTDDADDVDPPDGDDDDADASDDADDDADDAGDVGDDEVPIPAGQARIQVIHAAADPDAASVDVYLNDTLLLDDFEFRTTTPFVDVDAGDDLQVAIAPADSTSVDDALTTFSDVSLTPDERTIIVVAGVLDSEAFSPNPDGGDTTLSLYTFADARERSNDTNFDQLAIFHASSDQPAVALALPDGTEILSQLAYGEFAENYLSVAPGVLAFDLLRASDGQRLGSFQTPQMTGGEAFVVVATGFGDSAQNPDAAFELTLFPSRYGGDRSEGVALDEAARLQLIHNAPDPDAASVDLYLDNELTYPAVAFREATSFRTIVAGEDLELLATAEGDANTEVLTSTINLGNGQSAVAVIGGVIDPGAFTANPDGEDIALRVFLHSEALEEARSPDTVDLLFFHGVPDAPTVAVVTDAGESAQILSETLTYGDFDGYLSVAPEDIVAQITPAGDTTTALAGFELPLSLLEGEALTVLASGLLTTVDEARSLAILVVSADGNLTVVTPVE, encoded by the coding sequence ATGCCGCGTCGCCTCGCCAGCCTCTCGCACACGTCTCACAGCCTGCCGCTGCACCGTCTGCTCACCCCGATCTTCTGCGCCCTCCTCATCTTCGGCGGCGCCTGCACCTGCGATGACGATGATCCCGATGACAACTCCAACCTCGACGCCGGTGATGTGGGCGACGCGGGCGACGTCGGCGACACAGATGACGCCGACGACGTCGACCCCCCGGACGGCGACGATGACGACGCCGACGCTAGCGATGACGCCGATGATGATGCCGACGATGCCGGTGATGTGGGCGACGACGAGGTCCCAATCCCCGCGGGTCAGGCGCGCATCCAGGTGATTCACGCCGCCGCCGACCCCGACGCCGCCTCAGTCGACGTCTACCTCAACGACACACTGCTCCTCGACGATTTTGAGTTTCGCACCACCACCCCCTTCGTCGATGTCGACGCCGGTGACGATCTGCAGGTCGCCATCGCTCCGGCCGACTCCACAAGCGTCGATGACGCGCTGACAACCTTCAGCGACGTCTCCCTCACACCCGACGAACGCACGATCATCGTGGTGGCCGGGGTGCTCGACTCTGAAGCGTTCAGCCCCAACCCCGATGGGGGCGACACGACCTTAAGCCTCTACACCTTCGCCGACGCCCGGGAGCGCTCCAACGACACGAACTTCGACCAGCTCGCCATCTTCCACGCCTCCAGCGATCAGCCCGCGGTGGCCCTGGCGCTCCCAGACGGAACCGAGATCCTCTCGCAGCTCGCCTATGGCGAGTTTGCCGAAAACTACCTCTCCGTCGCGCCGGGCGTGCTGGCCTTCGATCTTCTGCGAGCCTCCGACGGCCAGCGCCTGGGCTCCTTTCAAACCCCGCAGATGACCGGCGGGGAGGCCTTCGTAGTCGTGGCCACGGGCTTTGGCGACAGCGCCCAGAACCCCGACGCCGCCTTCGAACTCACCCTTTTTCCCTCGCGCTACGGTGGCGATCGCAGCGAAGGCGTGGCGCTCGATGAGGCCGCCCGCCTGCAGCTGATCCACAACGCCCCGGACCCCGACGCTGCCTCCGTCGATCTCTACCTCGACAACGAGCTCACCTACCCGGCGGTGGCCTTCCGCGAGGCAACCTCCTTCCGCACCATCGTCGCCGGCGAAGACCTCGAACTTCTGGCCACCGCCGAGGGCGACGCCAACACCGAAGTTCTCACCAGCACGATCAACCTGGGCAACGGACAGAGCGCGGTCGCAGTGATCGGCGGCGTCATCGACCCGGGCGCCTTCACCGCCAACCCCGACGGCGAAGACATCGCGCTGCGCGTCTTCCTCCACTCCGAGGCTCTGGAAGAGGCCCGCAGCCCCGACACCGTCGATCTTCTCTTCTTTCACGGCGTCCCAGACGCCCCCACCGTCGCAGTTGTCACCGACGCCGGCGAATCAGCGCAGATCCTGAGTGAGACCCTGACCTACGGAGACTTCGACGGCTACCTGAGCGTCGCCCCCGAGGACATCGTCGCGCAGATCACACCCGCCGGCGACACCACCACCGCGCTGGCCGGCTTTGAGCTGCCGCTCTCGCTGCTCGAAGGCGAAGCCCTCACCGTGCTCGCCAGCGGCCTGCTCACCACCGTCGATGAAGCCCGCAGCCTGGCCATCCTCGTGGTCAGCGCCGACGGCAACCTCACGGTGGTCACGCCTGTGGAGTAG
- a CDS encoding biosynthetic peptidoglycan transglycosylase: MAKSLKDGQGVASRRGGPIGVGLLVCALLFGGLMLGAEVLRSPTVLKRVVAPRVAKLAEQQGVELSISAMGPAGWTGVRAYEVQVARTQGERRVEAQVDKVDLYLDWSETLRARSPKLGEVRVGAFEVWGGRAPTGVRDGEDEADASLARQTSQDRNAEPKASAAGDARGAERFLAPMLQVSWEGGPVELEGGLWPVELGAGAARLDVGARAFAFLDARGEIDAQPFEAAVDGEQLVVRTEAIDVASLLKAPAGELEVGAVALDLGEALAQVKAGKMPERVTLKEMRARLFEGADVALEADASTLERRGPTLIWRSEGARVRGAQKIYGLRDVELSYRADVPGIGLVAEVLDDEGGHLNVEAQWHLPSAMVGINAWFHDFAWDGTTPWPVPGSSRVERALLEGTLHGEVDLAQRIADLNGELVLEEFDVSAPFLAEETLKFKAVELGLGATFDAGARALSVGEGRLKLGALDEVRWSGHVIDAGKGFSFGWSLSGEDLDASQVLSELPEAMSGVLANTQMQGRFGVELGTSGHSAFPDSLVLDVSFSGDVEVEDSLRWDAMRAAGVEVPEEQASGGFFDSDAHPARDIDPEQWVSIGRLPAHVPSALLSAEDATFLQHAGLDWVGLRMAMVHNLREGALERGGSTITQQLAKNLFLTRDRTISRKLQEAFLTWRMESELSKEQILELYINVVDWGPGVHGLYEASRFYFERNPDELNVSQSAMLGAILPAPSRFGALIKAGYLPSSRQDKMRRVLVNMRFLEQLTWPEYHAALDEVNRSNLGGVQLAVCADDETAGEDDRSCAEVMASQAGEAEDNEMSFEDWEVSQIPTETGWMPLTH, from the coding sequence GTGGCGAAGAGCTTGAAAGACGGGCAGGGGGTGGCAAGTCGTAGGGGCGGTCCGATCGGGGTGGGGCTGCTCGTGTGCGCGCTTCTCTTCGGGGGGCTTATGCTTGGCGCGGAGGTGCTGCGCAGCCCGACGGTGCTCAAGCGCGTTGTTGCGCCTCGGGTGGCGAAGTTGGCGGAGCAGCAGGGGGTGGAACTGAGTATCAGCGCGATGGGGCCGGCCGGTTGGACGGGCGTGCGGGCCTATGAAGTTCAGGTCGCCAGGACTCAGGGGGAGCGTCGGGTGGAGGCGCAGGTCGATAAGGTCGATCTGTATCTGGACTGGTCCGAAACGCTGCGCGCCCGTTCGCCGAAGTTGGGCGAGGTACGGGTGGGGGCGTTTGAGGTGTGGGGTGGTAGGGCGCCGACCGGCGTGCGTGATGGTGAAGATGAGGCTGATGCGTCGCTTGCCAGACAGACGTCACAGGATCGCAACGCCGAGCCGAAGGCTTCGGCGGCGGGCGACGCGCGGGGAGCGGAGCGCTTTCTGGCGCCGATGCTGCAGGTGAGCTGGGAGGGGGGACCGGTAGAGCTGGAGGGCGGGTTGTGGCCGGTGGAGCTCGGTGCGGGTGCGGCGCGCCTCGACGTTGGGGCGCGCGCTTTTGCGTTTCTGGATGCCCGGGGTGAGATTGATGCGCAGCCTTTTGAGGCGGCGGTCGATGGCGAGCAGCTGGTGGTGCGCACCGAGGCGATCGACGTCGCATCGCTCCTGAAGGCTCCCGCCGGGGAGTTGGAGGTGGGGGCGGTGGCGTTGGATCTGGGGGAGGCGCTGGCGCAGGTAAAGGCCGGGAAGATGCCCGAGCGCGTGACGCTCAAGGAGATGCGTGCGCGACTTTTTGAGGGGGCCGATGTTGCGCTGGAGGCCGATGCTTCGACGTTAGAGCGTCGCGGTCCGACCCTGATCTGGCGTTCGGAGGGCGCGCGGGTTCGGGGCGCGCAGAAGATCTACGGGCTGCGTGACGTGGAGCTGAGCTACCGGGCTGACGTGCCAGGTATCGGCCTTGTGGCCGAGGTGCTCGACGATGAAGGCGGCCACCTCAATGTAGAGGCCCAGTGGCATCTTCCCAGCGCGATGGTGGGCATCAACGCCTGGTTCCACGACTTCGCCTGGGATGGCACCACGCCCTGGCCGGTGCCCGGCTCGTCGCGGGTGGAGCGGGCGTTGTTGGAGGGGACGCTCCATGGTGAGGTGGACCTGGCGCAGCGCATCGCCGACCTCAACGGGGAGCTTGTGCTGGAAGAGTTCGATGTCAGCGCGCCGTTTTTGGCCGAAGAGACGCTGAAGTTTAAGGCGGTGGAGCTTGGCCTGGGCGCGACCTTTGACGCCGGGGCACGTGCGCTGAGTGTGGGTGAGGGGCGCTTGAAGTTGGGCGCGCTCGATGAGGTGCGCTGGTCGGGGCATGTGATTGATGCCGGCAAAGGTTTCTCGTTCGGGTGGTCGCTCTCCGGCGAAGATCTGGATGCCAGCCAGGTGCTCTCGGAGCTTCCCGAGGCGATGAGCGGGGTGTTGGCCAATACGCAGATGCAGGGGCGCTTCGGGGTGGAGCTTGGCACCTCGGGACACAGCGCATTTCCGGATAGCCTGGTGCTCGATGTGAGTTTTTCGGGCGATGTGGAGGTTGAAGATTCGCTGCGCTGGGACGCGATGCGGGCCGCCGGCGTTGAGGTGCCGGAGGAGCAAGCCAGCGGCGGATTTTTTGATTCGGATGCGCATCCGGCGCGCGACATCGATCCGGAGCAGTGGGTGAGTATCGGGCGTTTGCCGGCGCATGTGCCTTCGGCGCTGCTCTCGGCCGAAGACGCCACGTTCCTGCAGCACGCCGGGCTGGACTGGGTGGGGTTGCGCATGGCGATGGTGCATAACCTGCGCGAAGGGGCGCTGGAGCGCGGCGGCAGCACGATCACGCAGCAGCTGGCAAAGAACCTCTTTTTGACCCGGGATCGCACGATCTCGCGTAAGCTCCAGGAGGCCTTTTTGACCTGGCGCATGGAGAGTGAGCTGAGCAAAGAGCAGATCCTGGAGCTCTACATCAACGTGGTGGACTGGGGCCCCGGGGTTCACGGGCTGTATGAGGCGTCGCGTTTCTATTTTGAGCGCAACCCCGATGAGCTGAACGTCTCGCAGAGCGCGATGCTCGGGGCGATCCTTCCGGCGCCGTCGCGTTTCGGGGCGTTGATCAAGGCCGGTTATCTGCCCTCGAGTCGTCAGGATAAGATGCGGCGGGTGCTTGTGAATATGCGTTTTCTGGAGCAGCTGACCTGGCCGGAGTATCACGCCGCGCTCGACGAGGTGAACCGCAGCAACCTGGGCGGGGTGCAGCTGGCGGTATGCGCCGATGATGAGACCGCTGGCGAGGACGACCGAAGTTGTGCGGAGGTGATGGCGTCGCAGGCCGGTGAGGCTGAGGATAATGAGATGTCCTTCGAAGACTGGGAGGTCAGCCAGATCCCCACCGAGACCGGGTGGATGCCGCTGACCCATTGA